The Mesobacillus jeotgali genome window below encodes:
- a CDS encoding GNAT family N-acetyltransferase translates to MIELVSVKQEDEAILQNLIQFYIYEFTVFQDIKLEESGFFAPFDLKPYWTEVDLHAFFIMHEGELAGFAMVESGDPNVILEFFIMSKFYRRGFGKAAAVKLFDQFLGNWSITQVEKNEPARNFWRKVIGDYTGGNYIEKVDDHNRSIQEFNTGLYAKK, encoded by the coding sequence GTGATTGAATTAGTGAGTGTAAAACAGGAGGATGAAGCAATTCTCCAAAATTTAATACAATTTTATATCTACGAATTTACTGTCTTTCAGGATATCAAACTTGAAGAATCGGGATTTTTTGCTCCATTTGATTTAAAACCGTATTGGACTGAAGTCGATTTACATGCTTTTTTTATCATGCATGAGGGAGAACTGGCGGGTTTTGCCATGGTTGAAAGTGGAGATCCGAATGTCATCCTGGAGTTTTTTATCATGAGTAAATTCTACCGAAGAGGATTTGGGAAAGCAGCGGCGGTCAAGCTGTTTGATCAATTCCTGGGGAACTGGAGTATCACTCAGGTAGAGAAAAATGAGCCGGCAAGGAACTTCTGGCGTAAAGTGATTGGCGATTATACTGGCGGCAACTATATTGAAAAGGTCGATGATCACAATCGTTCAATCCAAGAATTTAATACCGGATTATATGCGAAAAAATGA
- a CDS encoding LysE/ArgO family amino acid transporter, translating to MLAAGIHGFILAFGLILPLGVQNVFVFNQGSMHKQYRRVLPVILTASISDTVLITLAVLGISVIVLKIAWLSTLLISAGTLFLIYMGFLTWRSRPTDVTAEAEAFSPKKQITFAASVSLLNPHAIMDTIGVIGTSSLNYARPAKFTFALACILTSWIWFFVLALIGRQVGMLGKSNSFHIILNKISALIMWGTAIYLALTF from the coding sequence ATGCTAGCTGCGGGAATTCATGGATTCATCCTTGCTTTCGGATTGATTCTTCCATTAGGAGTCCAGAATGTATTTGTTTTCAATCAGGGATCAATGCACAAACAATATAGGCGAGTTTTGCCAGTGATTTTGACAGCTTCGATCAGTGATACAGTCTTGATCACTCTTGCAGTTCTCGGTATATCAGTGATCGTTCTAAAAATTGCCTGGTTAAGTACGTTGTTAATATCAGCTGGCACTCTGTTTTTAATCTACATGGGTTTTTTAACTTGGAGAAGCAGGCCAACTGATGTAACTGCAGAGGCAGAAGCCTTTTCCCCGAAAAAACAGATAACCTTTGCGGCATCGGTTTCTTTGCTTAATCCGCATGCGATTATGGATACAATCGGGGTAATTGGAACGAGTTCATTGAACTATGCGAGACCAGCGAAATTCACCTTTGCACTTGCCTGTATTTTGACTTCCTGGATCTGGTTTTTCGTTCTTGCCTTAATTGGACGGCAAGTGGGGATGTTAGGGAAATCAAATAGTTTTCACATTATCTTAAATAAAATTTCCGCTTTAATTATGTGGGGAACGGCCATTTACCTGGCGTTGACTTTTTAA
- a CDS encoding NUDIX domain-containing protein, producing the protein MITKQNNGFELIDILEINVMDMEQYQPLAGSYAIMMVRGKYLIGYNTLRQQWELPAGKRENDETPLDCARRELLEETGQSVMDLKFVVLAWVRNHLNGAEKFNPLYYSTTYFLSPFQQNQEMSKIKLWDLKETVHIDQVDLAILEYIHQLEH; encoded by the coding sequence ATGATCACGAAACAAAATAATGGTTTTGAGTTAATAGACATACTTGAAATAAACGTAATGGATATGGAGCAATACCAGCCGCTGGCAGGATCATACGCCATTATGATGGTGAGAGGAAAATATCTAATTGGATATAACACTTTAAGGCAGCAATGGGAACTACCGGCCGGGAAAAGGGAAAATGATGAAACCCCTTTGGATTGTGCTAGAAGAGAACTTCTTGAAGAAACTGGACAATCCGTCATGGATCTTAAATTTGTTGTCCTAGCATGGGTAAGGAATCATCTTAACGGAGCAGAAAAGTTCAACCCATTATACTACTCGACAACTTATTTTCTGTCCCCCTTTCAACAAAACCAAGAAATGTCTAAAATAAAACTCTGGGACCTTAAAGAAACTGTTCACATCGACCAGGTTGATTTGGCAATTTTAGAATACATTCATCAGTTAGAACATTAG
- a CDS encoding HIT family protein, translated as MTTEQKWEDFYCEEVISGKTPVEKVYETEHSLAFYHTRPYYEVHIIVIPKKHILSFLTVSDDETEILNDVLKVVKMVASKLEKDFGACTISTNIGNYQSNKHLHWHVHFGPRIRDGQGRLLHDHETK; from the coding sequence ATGACGACTGAACAAAAATGGGAAGATTTCTATTGTGAGGAAGTTATATCAGGCAAAACACCGGTTGAAAAGGTATATGAAACGGAGCATTCCCTCGCGTTTTATCATACTCGGCCATATTATGAGGTACATATTATTGTCATTCCTAAAAAACATATTTTATCATTTTTAACAGTATCGGATGATGAAACGGAGATTCTGAATGATGTTCTCAAGGTAGTAAAGATGGTCGCCTCTAAGCTCGAGAAGGATTTTGGAGCATGCACCATTTCTACTAACATAGGAAACTATCAAAGCAACAAGCATTTGCACTGGCATGTTCATTTTGGTCCGAGGATACGAGACGGGCAAGGAAGGTTGCTTCATGATCACGAAACAAAATAA
- a CDS encoding NUDIX hydrolase — translation MGYIRELRRLVGHRPLILPGAVVLIFNDVGQLLLQHRSDGGWGLPGGLMELGESLEETARREVKEETGLDIGELKLEGVFSGGQYYLKVANGDELYSVTTVYSTKDYKGELVSDELESIDLQFFSLHQLPDSLQKSYLDFIQHYIQQNTIDCC, via the coding sequence TTGGGATATATACGTGAGCTAAGAAGGCTGGTCGGCCATAGGCCACTGATTTTACCAGGAGCAGTCGTGCTTATATTTAATGATGTAGGCCAGTTACTGCTCCAGCATCGAAGTGATGGTGGATGGGGGCTTCCGGGCGGTTTGATGGAATTAGGAGAGAGTCTTGAAGAAACTGCAAGAAGGGAAGTTAAAGAAGAAACAGGACTCGACATAGGAGAATTGAAGCTCGAGGGTGTGTTTTCAGGTGGACAATATTACTTGAAAGTCGCAAACGGTGACGAACTTTACTCAGTAACTACTGTCTATTCAACAAAGGATTATAAAGGTGAACTCGTGTCGGATGAACTAGAGTCGATCGATCTGCAATTCTTCAGTTTGCATCAATTGCCCGATAGTTTGCAAAAAAGCTATCTGGATTTTATACAACATTATATTCAACAAAACACCATAGACTGTTGTTAA
- a CDS encoding class I SAM-dependent methyltransferase — MKETIHSYDDLLRMLDQLLKEKSEFNWDQFYSDRERKIPFFKDHPDENLMEYMELKKIKAGKALELGCGPGRNAIYLARHGFYVDAVDQSAEGLEWAKERAIEQKVQVNFIQKDIFEMEIEEGTYDLVYDSGCFHHIPPHRRMSYIDLVQRALKPDGAFALTCFVQGGELGGADISDWEVYRRKSMHGGLGFTDEKLKGIFHHFTPVEIRKMRDLNSETEKFGTSALLAALFKNK, encoded by the coding sequence ATGAAAGAAACAATTCATAGCTATGATGATTTATTAAGAATGCTAGATCAACTTCTGAAAGAAAAAAGCGAGTTCAATTGGGATCAGTTTTACTCTGACCGCGAGAGAAAAATTCCTTTTTTTAAAGATCATCCTGATGAGAATTTAATGGAATATATGGAATTGAAGAAAATAAAAGCAGGAAAAGCTTTGGAATTAGGCTGTGGACCAGGGAGGAATGCTATTTATTTGGCCCGGCACGGTTTTTATGTTGATGCCGTCGACCAATCGGCAGAAGGACTGGAATGGGCTAAAGAAAGGGCAATAGAACAAAAGGTTCAAGTGAATTTTATTCAAAAGGATATTTTTGAAATGGAAATTGAAGAGGGTACATATGATCTTGTCTACGATTCAGGCTGCTTCCACCATATCCCGCCGCATAGGAGAATGAGCTATATTGATCTCGTCCAGAGAGCTTTAAAGCCTGATGGTGCATTTGCGCTAACCTGCTTTGTACAGGGAGGAGAGCTTGGTGGGGCGGATATTTCTGATTGGGAAGTGTATAGAAGGAAAAGCATGCACGGCGGCTTAGGCTTTACTGATGAAAAGCTTAAGGGGATTTTTCACCATTTCACACCGGTTGAAATCCGGAAAATGAGGGACTTAAATTCTGAGACCGAAAAATTCGGGACATCTGCTCTTTTAGCTGCCCTTTTCAAAAATAAATAA
- a CDS encoding class I SAM-dependent methyltransferase, whose translation MGNPWHERFGSEEYVYGEEPNLFIKKQSNRLEKGKKVVCFAEGEGRNAVYLAREGYEVTAYDYALNGLKKTEKLAQRYGVNITTKQKDLIQEQVPVEEFDAAIMVFGHFSKQDQKTVFDKLVSAVKPGGIVMMEVYSEDQVRYGTGGPKTIDMLYDPVDLLQWVKGYKTLHFFYGEEERIEGQLHTGVGHIIQAIIEK comes from the coding sequence ATGGGAAATCCATGGCATGAGCGTTTTGGTTCTGAAGAGTATGTGTACGGTGAAGAGCCAAATCTTTTTATAAAAAAACAGTCTAACAGGCTGGAGAAGGGGAAAAAAGTTGTCTGCTTCGCTGAAGGAGAAGGCAGGAATGCTGTTTACCTTGCGCGAGAAGGTTATGAAGTTACTGCCTATGACTATGCGCTTAATGGCTTAAAAAAGACGGAAAAACTGGCTCAACGTTATGGAGTCAATATCACCACAAAACAAAAGGACCTTATCCAAGAACAGGTACCAGTTGAGGAATTTGACGCAGCCATAATGGTTTTTGGCCATTTTTCCAAACAGGACCAAAAAACAGTATTCGACAAACTAGTATCTGCTGTAAAACCTGGCGGCATAGTCATGATGGAAGTATATTCAGAAGACCAGGTCCGTTATGGAACAGGCGGGCCAAAAACAATAGATATGCTATACGATCCAGTTGACCTGCTACAGTGGGTGAAAGGATATAAAACATTGCATTTCTTCTACGGAGAAGAGGAGAGAATCGAAGGCCAATTGCATACCGGTGTTGGACATATTATTCAAGCAATAATTGAAAAATAA
- a CDS encoding thioredoxin gives MKDFPKIKTGLVNAGKVEEIAGFLMAFTVPVLVLYADGREYLREARIVQVEKLRDDINKIYEGFFGE, from the coding sequence ATGAAGGATTTCCCTAAAATCAAAACAGGATTGGTAAACGCAGGAAAAGTTGAAGAGATCGCTGGATTTCTAATGGCTTTTACCGTACCCGTCCTCGTCCTCTATGCAGATGGGCGAGAATATTTGAGGGAAGCCAGGATCGTACAAGTTGAAAAGTTGAGAGATGATATCAACAAAATATACGAAGGATTTTTCGGGGAATGA
- a CDS encoding DUF3231 family protein: MGVLSGNPKDEPLHYGEVFGTWTHLSVNHGLIAAYQTFINHIGDEDLKKLVQEAIEAMQEENKQVEELLKSNGIGLPPAPPERPVAHLEDIPPGARFSDPEIAAAVSKDVAEGLVAASTMIGQAIREDIGIMYGQFHMAKAQFGAKMLKLNKTKGWLIPPPLQVKSTES, encoded by the coding sequence ATGGGAGTATTAAGCGGAAATCCTAAAGATGAACCATTGCATTATGGTGAAGTATTTGGAACATGGACTCATCTGTCAGTCAATCATGGATTGATTGCAGCATACCAGACGTTTATCAATCATATAGGTGATGAGGATCTAAAAAAACTAGTCCAGGAAGCTATTGAAGCAATGCAGGAAGAAAACAAACAGGTAGAAGAGTTGCTAAAATCAAATGGAATTGGTCTTCCTCCTGCACCTCCAGAACGCCCAGTTGCCCATCTGGAAGATATCCCTCCAGGAGCAAGATTCAGTGACCCTGAAATTGCCGCTGCCGTTTCGAAGGATGTTGCAGAAGGCTTAGTAGCTGCCAGCACCATGATTGGCCAAGCCATCAGGGAAGATATAGGCATTATGTATGGTCAATTCCATATGGCTAAAGCACAATTCGGAGCCAAAATGCTTAAATTGAATAAAACAAAAGGTTGGTTGATTCCACCTCCATTGCAAGTGAAATCCACTGAGAGTTAA
- the selB gene encoding selenocysteine-specific translation elongation factor encodes MSKRYFTIGMAGHIDHGKTSLTKALTNVDTDRLKEEKERQISIELGFAPLYEDEELQISVVDVPGHERFIRQMIAGVAGIDLVVLVVAADEGVMPQTREHLDILGFLGIRSGIIAITKTDRVEEEFIELVKDDILSELDGTVFENAPFMMVDSLSKKGIPELKELIIETLKEQEMRDAKGAFRLPIDQVFTVKGQGTVVRGTVYEGTVEEGQLLKILPTGLEVRARQLQVHHQPAKMAYAGQRAAINLSGVSRDDLERGEVLVSSEHFIVTNTIDVAIRVVEDLEHLVKQRTPIKCHIGTAEVMGRIVFFDRNELKEDNGEILCQLRLDEKIVTKRGDRFIVRRPSPQETIGGGWVIDPRGNKYRFGKQTIEELEKKKAGTPIERINAALYEAKSLPVEELIKRTALDEESILSNLNDDQFVQISNKEYALVSVVEVIEEEIKDRLEDFHVENPMRIGMNKAELLQSLQKTFSKTLLEFVIDNAITKGLLNRKEQYISLGNFAPHVPKNWVKRTENMLDELKKDGLKVAYLNDYIKNAGIPESLTAELKRFLEDQGEIVMLDDQYAWYGAHFADAVEKLKKHTGDEFEVPQAKEAVELSRKYMIPFLERLDALGYTRRVENKRVWRK; translated from the coding sequence TTGAGCAAGAGGTATTTTACCATTGGGATGGCAGGTCATATTGACCATGGAAAAACTTCACTGACCAAGGCGTTGACGAATGTCGATACTGACCGCCTGAAAGAAGAAAAAGAGCGGCAAATTTCAATTGAACTTGGCTTTGCGCCATTATATGAGGATGAGGAATTGCAAATTTCCGTAGTCGATGTTCCAGGACATGAACGCTTCATCCGCCAAATGATTGCCGGCGTTGCCGGGATCGACCTCGTCGTGCTGGTGGTCGCTGCGGATGAAGGCGTCATGCCGCAAACAAGGGAACATCTTGATATCCTCGGGTTTCTCGGAATCCGCTCCGGTATTATCGCGATCACAAAGACCGACAGGGTAGAAGAGGAATTCATAGAACTCGTGAAAGACGATATTTTAAGTGAGCTTGATGGCACAGTCTTTGAGAACGCTCCTTTTATGATGGTCGATAGTCTATCTAAGAAAGGAATTCCGGAATTAAAAGAATTGATCATTGAAACGCTTAAAGAGCAAGAAATGAGGGATGCCAAAGGAGCGTTCCGGCTGCCGATTGACCAGGTATTTACAGTGAAAGGGCAAGGTACCGTTGTGAGAGGCACTGTTTACGAAGGAACGGTAGAAGAGGGCCAATTATTAAAAATCCTGCCGACCGGTTTGGAGGTCAGAGCACGCCAGCTGCAGGTTCATCATCAGCCGGCGAAGATGGCTTACGCAGGTCAAAGGGCAGCCATCAATCTATCTGGCGTCTCTCGGGATGATCTTGAACGCGGGGAAGTGCTTGTGTCGTCCGAGCATTTTATCGTAACGAATACCATTGATGTGGCGATCCGAGTCGTAGAGGATCTTGAGCACCTGGTAAAACAAAGAACGCCTATTAAGTGCCATATCGGAACTGCAGAGGTAATGGGACGGATTGTCTTTTTTGACAGAAATGAACTGAAAGAAGACAACGGGGAAATCCTTTGTCAGCTTCGTCTTGATGAAAAAATCGTCACGAAGCGGGGAGACCGGTTCATTGTCCGCCGTCCAAGTCCACAGGAAACGATTGGCGGCGGCTGGGTTATTGACCCTCGTGGAAATAAATATCGTTTTGGCAAGCAGACGATTGAAGAGCTTGAGAAAAAGAAGGCTGGCACCCCAATTGAACGGATAAATGCCGCTTTATATGAAGCAAAAAGTTTACCTGTCGAAGAACTGATAAAGCGAACCGCTCTTGATGAAGAATCGATTTTGTCCAATTTAAATGATGACCAATTCGTCCAGATTTCGAATAAGGAGTATGCTCTAGTATCCGTTGTTGAAGTCATTGAAGAAGAAATCAAGGACCGGCTGGAAGACTTCCATGTTGAAAATCCAATGCGAATCGGGATGAACAAGGCCGAATTGCTACAATCACTGCAAAAAACTTTCTCTAAAACCCTGCTTGAATTTGTGATTGATAACGCTATAACCAAGGGGTTACTGAACAGGAAAGAACAGTATATTTCTTTGGGGAACTTTGCTCCACACGTTCCGAAAAACTGGGTGAAGCGAACTGAAAATATGCTAGACGAACTCAAGAAGGATGGCCTGAAGGTTGCATACCTGAATGATTATATAAAAAATGCCGGAATCCCTGAATCTCTTACAGCTGAATTGAAACGATTCCTTGAAGATCAAGGAGAGATTGTCATGCTCGATGATCAATATGCCTGGTATGGCGCTCATTTTGCAGATGCAGTGGAGAAACTGAAAAAACATACAGGTGATGAGTTCGAAGTACCACAGGCAAAGGAAGCCGTGGAGTTATCGCGAAAATACATGATTCCTTTCCTCGAGCGGCTCGATGCACTGGGGTATACACGAAGAGTTGAAAACAAGAGGGTTTGGCGGAAATAA
- a CDS encoding spore coat protein encodes MSEHPKKPNPIPNSLVDLFVTDILQKNGISKKDIKDKITDDKKQAIKELVEDLSKQVESFVNSNSNKGSQK; translated from the coding sequence GTGAGTGAACATCCGAAAAAACCAAATCCAATTCCTAATAGTCTTGTCGACTTATTTGTAACGGACATTCTGCAGAAAAACGGAATCAGCAAAAAGGATATTAAAGATAAGATCACTGATGATAAGAAACAGGCCATCAAAGAATTGGTTGAAGATTTAAGCAAGCAAGTGGAGTCATTCGTCAACAGCAATTCAAACAAGGGATCACAGAAATAA
- a CDS encoding spore coat protein yields MSNYYHNHNPHHSGKSCKKKADVEQEAVQLEYTEQDSDELIWIKDSCNIKVHTTDTQAAVSLQVALQLAIALVISITIGDSDQGQYVSQQLIQEMGTEQTNTQKIIINNSKDVNVTTTDTDVAVNVQALLQVLVALVAELDIL; encoded by the coding sequence ATGTCAAACTATTACCATAATCACAACCCGCACCATTCTGGTAAAAGCTGCAAGAAAAAAGCAGATGTGGAGCAGGAGGCAGTCCAGTTAGAGTATACAGAGCAGGACTCTGATGAGTTAATTTGGATTAAAGACTCTTGCAACATCAAGGTTCATACTACTGACACACAAGCAGCGGTATCATTGCAGGTTGCCCTGCAATTAGCCATCGCATTAGTCATCAGCATCACAATTGGAGACTCTGATCAAGGACAATACGTCTCTCAGCAGCTGATTCAGGAAATGGGAACTGAACAAACAAACACGCAAAAAATCATTATCAATAATTCCAAAGATGTCAACGTCACAACAACTGATACAGATGTAGCAGTAAATGTTCAAGCATTACTGCAGGTTCTTGTTGCCCTCGTTGCTGAATTGGACATTCTGTAA
- a CDS encoding spore coat protein, which translates to MSNEKKWRALDHCDTGKGNEADVVQEADQKLVTKQQSFEWIIIKDSECIDVHTTDTQAAISLQLGLQAAIAAVISIAIGDSDKGKAVVNEIKQVIKTKQRNTQKTIIEGSKHVEVKTTDTDVAVNIQALLQILVTLVAKLDIL; encoded by the coding sequence ATGAGCAATGAAAAAAAATGGAGAGCGTTGGATCATTGTGATACTGGAAAAGGAAACGAAGCAGATGTGGTTCAGGAAGCTGATCAAAAGCTAGTCACAAAGCAACAGTCTTTCGAATGGATCATTATCAAGGATTCCGAATGCATCGATGTTCATACAACTGATACTCAGGCAGCTATCTCCTTACAACTTGGTCTCCAGGCTGCAATTGCTGCTGTCATCAGCATCGCGATTGGTGATTCTGATAAAGGTAAAGCCGTTGTCAATGAAATCAAACAAGTGATTAAAACAAAACAGCGAAATACCCAAAAAACTATTATTGAAGGATCCAAGCATGTTGAGGTCAAGACAACAGATACTGATGTTGCGGTGAATATCCAGGCGCTCCTTCAAATTCTGGTTACCCTGGTGGCAAAGCTAGATATTCTTTAA
- the hutG gene encoding formimidoylglutamase, whose translation MVKFSFLQPGKPAVFKDRFVTKVNEQLIPYSEGETGEIGLIGLPYSKTSISLSQASDAPKTIRASLSSFSTFSGERDRDYEDVKILDFGDVQTHPTEMEESIDRLHISVREMLEKDACQRYIMLGGDHGVSYPSIRAFKEHYGEIGVIQWDAHHDVRNLDDGGRTNGTPFRSLIDGGHLKGENLAQIGIRDYANAKEYHSYTIEKGISVYTMEDVEQKGILPIIERELERLSKLVDVIYLSVDMDVVDQAFAPGCPAIGPGGITSRELLASISTAASHEKVKGMDIVEIDPSKDFRDMTSRLAAAAMLRFMYN comes from the coding sequence ATGGTGAAATTCAGTTTTCTTCAGCCAGGTAAGCCAGCGGTCTTCAAGGACCGGTTCGTGACGAAGGTCAATGAACAGCTAATTCCTTATTCAGAGGGCGAAACTGGCGAGATTGGCTTAATCGGTCTTCCATACTCTAAAACATCAATTTCTTTATCACAGGCATCTGATGCACCTAAAACGATCAGGGCAAGCTTAAGCTCATTTTCAACTTTTTCTGGTGAGAGAGACAGAGATTACGAGGATGTAAAGATACTTGACTTTGGCGATGTGCAAACCCATCCAACTGAGATGGAGGAATCGATTGATAGACTCCATATCAGTGTCAGGGAAATGCTGGAGAAAGATGCCTGTCAAAGGTATATCATGCTTGGCGGAGACCATGGTGTCAGCTATCCTTCCATTCGAGCCTTCAAGGAGCACTACGGAGAAATAGGAGTTATCCAATGGGATGCACATCATGATGTCAGGAATCTTGATGATGGCGGACGGACAAACGGCACCCCATTCCGAAGCCTTATTGATGGGGGACACTTGAAGGGTGAGAATCTTGCACAGATTGGGATTCGCGATTACGCGAATGCCAAAGAATATCATTCCTATACGATAGAAAAAGGGATTTCAGTCTATACCATGGAGGATGTTGAACAAAAAGGGATTCTCCCGATCATTGAAAGGGAACTTGAAAGACTCTCAAAATTAGTGGATGTAATATACTTATCTGTTGATATGGATGTTGTGGACCAGGCTTTCGCGCCAGGATGTCCAGCAATTGGGCCAGGCGGCATCACTAGCAGGGAATTGCTTGCAAGTATTTCAACTGCTGCCTCCCATGAAAAAGTGAAGGGGATGGATATCGTAGAAATAGATCCTTCAAAAGACTTCAGGGATATGACAAGCAGGCTGGCAGCTGCCGCTATGCTTCGTTTTATGTATAATTGA
- the hutI gene encoding imidazolonepropionase, whose amino-acid sequence MTYDVILHNIGQLILPKTSDYPLKGQDMKELNISEDAALGIQDGRIAWIGSDAQAGSLKSTERIDAEGKVVSPGLVDPHTHLVFGGSREHELSLKQAGVPYLEILAQGGGILSTVGSTKKAKEDELFRKASFHLERMISYGVTTMEAKSGYGLDADTELKQLRVIKRLKEKYPISVVSTFLGAHAVPPGFKGKEEEFLDEMAGLFDVIKDEELAEFVDIFCETGVFTIEQSRKFLQQAKEKGFGLKIHADEIDPLGGTELAVSLGAASADHLVAASDEGIRQLTEGNTVAVLLPGTTFYLGKDHYARARKMIDEGAAVALATDFNPGSCVTENLQMIMSLAALKLKMSAEEIWNAVTVNAAHAIGKASQAGSLDVGRSADFVIWDVPNYQYIPYHYGVNHAQSVYHSGKKLWERTPYGEIQFSSAR is encoded by the coding sequence TTGACATATGATGTAATACTTCACAATATAGGCCAGCTAATTTTGCCCAAAACTTCTGATTATCCACTGAAGGGACAGGATATGAAAGAACTGAACATAAGTGAAGACGCAGCATTAGGAATTCAGGATGGAAGAATTGCCTGGATTGGTAGCGATGCTCAAGCTGGATCACTTAAATCTACCGAGAGAATTGATGCTGAGGGTAAGGTAGTGTCTCCAGGGCTCGTTGATCCGCATACACATTTGGTATTTGGCGGTTCCCGTGAACATGAACTTTCATTGAAGCAGGCTGGAGTTCCTTATTTAGAAATCCTCGCTCAGGGAGGCGGGATTTTATCGACCGTTGGTTCCACTAAAAAAGCGAAAGAGGATGAATTGTTTAGAAAAGCCTCCTTCCATCTAGAAAGAATGATTTCATACGGTGTCACCACCATGGAAGCAAAAAGCGGCTATGGTCTGGATGCTGATACAGAACTTAAGCAGCTAAGGGTGATCAAACGCTTAAAGGAAAAGTATCCTATATCTGTCGTTTCAACGTTTCTTGGTGCGCACGCTGTCCCGCCTGGATTTAAAGGGAAAGAGGAGGAGTTCCTGGACGAAATGGCCGGGCTGTTCGATGTAATCAAAGATGAAGAACTTGCAGAGTTCGTAGATATTTTTTGTGAAACAGGTGTTTTTACAATCGAACAGTCAAGGAAGTTTTTACAACAAGCAAAGGAAAAGGGATTTGGCTTGAAAATTCATGCTGATGAAATTGACCCGCTTGGAGGTACGGAGCTTGCTGTATCATTGGGAGCGGCAAGCGCAGACCACCTGGTTGCTGCCTCAGATGAAGGAATAAGACAGCTCACGGAAGGCAATACAGTGGCAGTCCTGTTGCCAGGAACGACGTTTTACCTGGGGAAGGACCATTATGCCCGTGCGAGAAAGATGATTGATGAGGGTGCGGCAGTTGCTTTGGCGACAGATTTCAATCCGGGAAGCTGTGTGACTGAAAACCTGCAGATGATTATGTCACTCGCTGCCTTAAAACTGAAAATGTCCGCTGAGGAAATATGGAATGCAGTCACGGTCAATGCGGCCCATGCAATTGGAAAAGCGTCTCAGGCAGGGTCTTTGGATGTAGGAAGATCTGCAGATTTCGTCATCTGGGATGTTCCTAATTATCAATACATCCCGTATCACTATGGTGTGAATCACGCACAAAGTGTCTACCATTCTGGTAAAAAACTTTGGGAAAGGACCCCTTATGGTGAAATTCAGTTTTCTTCAGCCAGGTAA